The nucleotide sequence ACACAAGCATCTGTAATAACAGCTTCACTCTGTGTAGAGATAACCCTCAGAGATTCAAacactttccctctctctctctctgatgagcTCACTCTCTGCAGCTTCAGCACAGCGTCCCAAACAATGTCACAGTTCCCCCCCTTTCACATCGGGACCCCTATTTGGGATTAGCCGATCTGTGGCAGCAGAATTTATCCAGGCGATTAGTGTAAAGCAGAAAAACACGGCGTGGAGAGCCGAGTGAGCTCAGagcggagagagggagagggaaacaCAAGCGCAGAATCACAAACGGCTTCTGGATGGAGCCGACAGAAACGTAAAGGATCAGGATGGATCCAGGGAGGCCGAGTTCACATgcatgatcccaaacacacgaACAGCACATGGTTAACACACGTGTGTGAATGCATGAAGGAATATCAACCcttaatttataaatcaatgaaggagaagaaacagATTTCATATGATGAGCTTCTtgctttaaagacacacagcatgTCTGAACtcacagaaataaaatcatgagtTTCATTCAGagtgtttttggtgttttttagcAGAATTTATCAAAAATTCTGGGattaaaatgtctaaaaattcaccttcagaaataaatgaaataaaagcagaagaTTTAGGAACATTCAGGTAATCTGATAAGTGGATTACCcttttttaataaaactaaaaatacatattttatatatttttatgatattaaacactgaaaacaaacatcagctgcAGCTTTAATAACACTTATTTATTATAAAGTGTTTGAATTTAAAGATTTCCTGATTTATATTAGAGGAATTGTTTGAGTTCTTGTGCAGGATAAAAGTTTGAGCACATtatttacagtatatatatttttctaagtaataatttaataatttatataagtttttaaataaagattttctaAATTAAAGCatcacttgattttttttatgtacaaaaTGAAGTTTTGCTGCAGCTTTGAATGAAACCAAAGTTCCTCCAGTCCTGATCCGTCTGACTGTCACAAAGTTCAGAGGATTAATTAAATGTcacatatttaatattattattaaacataaaggtgtgtgaactctGAGATCACAGACtgtcctgaacacacacacacacacacacacacacacacacacacacacacacacatgtcatGAAGCACAGCAGCACCTGGAGACTCATCCAGCTGTGACCTATAAGAAGGAGTGAGTCCAAAAGGTCCAAGATGGCTGCAGTGCATCAGGGGAAATGTAGTCCAGTGAGTCGGAGCCGTGTTGAGACGTGTGGATGTGTGCAGAGATAAAGACGACTCAGGGTGAATTAATCTAATGTAAATAAGATGTGTAGACTCCCGGCTCGCTCTCTGATTAGCATAGAGCGGAGCAGCTGAGGGGGAGCGGCGCTGAGACTGAATGGCTTCCTGCTCCTGTTACGCAACATATTTAATGGCAGAGGGCTGTTCCATATTGTTCTGCAGCCTTTGTCCGCTGGACGTGTGGATACCATACTAGTCTTTTCCTTTGTCCATGCAAGTCAAAACACCAAACCGGTTAATTATTTATCCCCTTTTTTTCAAATACAAATCCATATTTCTGTCCCAATGTTGGGCTCACAACAAAAAGGTAAACATGTGCCAGTAGCCTTCAATTAGAACTAGCAGAGGATTTGAATAACAATGCTTTGTTTGTGGAGAGGCAGTATAAAAAGCCCTGAAAACATGGGGAATCTCTCCAACGGAGACCATGGGCAAGGTGAGTactgtttgtctctctgctgaCATCCTGTGTGAGTCTTAATGAGGCTTCACGTTTATTTAATCCTGAGAGCTCACGGCGCCGCGGCGTTCACTTCCCCCGCAGATTATCTTTTACGAGGACAAGAACTTCCAGGGTCGGAGCTATGAGTGCAGCAACGACTGCACGGACCTTCACTCGTACTTCAGCCGCTGCAACTCCATCCGGGTGGAGAGCGGCTGCTTCATGATCTACGAGAGACCCAACTTCATGGGACACCAGTACTTCATGAGGAGGGGAGAGTACCCGGACTACCAGAGATGGATGGGCTTCAGCAGCTGCATCCGCTCGTGTAGGATGATCCCAGTGGTGAGTGGGGCAGAGTGGAGTGTTATGAAGGATAAGAAGTAGAGTTTAGATCAGCAGAGCTTATAAAATGAAGAGTTTCTATCATCAGAGTTTAAATCAGCAGAGTTTAGATCATCAGAGTTTAGATCATCAGAGTTTAAATCATCAGAGTTTAGATCATCAGAGTTTAGATCAGCAGAGTTTCTGTCATCAGAGTTTCTGTCATCAGAGTTTAGATCATCAGAGTTTAGATCATCAGAGTTTAAATCATCAGAGTTTAGATCAGCAGAGTTTCTGTCATCAGAGTTTCTGTCATCAGAGTTTCTGTCATCAGAGTTTCTGTCATCAGAGTTTCTATCATCAGAGTTTCTGTCATCAGAGTTTCTGTCATCAGAGTTTCTGTCATCAGAGTTTTGATATCTGAGATCTGGGCGGTGACACCTTCTCTCTTCTCTGGTCCCAAAGTACCGAGGCTCCTACAGATTGCGTATCTACGAGAAGCCCGACTTCAGTGGTCACATGATGGAGTTCGTGGACGACTGTCCCTGTGTGTCTGACCGTTTCCATCACCGCCACGTTTACTCCTCTAACGTCATGAACGGCTACTGGATCTTCTACGAGTACCCCAACTACCGAGGCCGGCAGTACTTCCTGAGGGCCGGGGAGTACAGGAGGTACCGCGACTGGTGCGCCACCTGCGCCATCGTGGGCTCCTTCAGAAGGGTCACCGAATTTTAGCCATTCATCTCACGCCTTGCTGTAAATATCAGACACTTTGTTTATTAAAAGATGTTGAATTTTTAACCTCCTTTGTGGACGTGTTTTCATTGATGTGTCATCTTGACTTGATGAGCGTAGACGCGGCCTCGTGAAGGACTGACGGCTCGCTCTCCTGTGTGGTTTGAACATTTTGTAATAAAGTCTGTAGAAGTGTAAAGaagagggagagtgtgtgttttcttctcgTGGATGCTCCTGAGTCGAGGGGGAGAAGAGAGCCGAGCTGCAGACGAGCCGTGGAGAGGGATCTGCTCCTGTGTGGAGACACTTCAGCCTGAATCCTGCTCAGGTTGAAGCAGATATAAGAAACATGACATCCTGTTAGATTGATGATTTAATGTCACAGATACATTTCTCTGATTTCAGCACACTTCTCAACAATCATGTGATTCTTTTCTTCCATCATGCTTTGCTCTGAAGCTGCATCAGTGTCCGTGTCCTGCAGATAATCTCAATAAACTTTATTCAAACTGAATTTTCTTTTGTGCATTTGTTGTTGATTTTCATATCAGTGAtgattgaaatataaaaacagatttaagagACTTTAAATGTGTAAATGCTTCATGCGTCGGTGCAGCCTGTGATGCAAACACCAGATCCTGGTCTGAGCAGCAGAGTCATGgtgcaggctgcagagagacTGACATGAAGGAGCTGTAATCTCACAGTCACTGTAAATAAAAGATTTAGGAGCTTTAAGAATGTGACGTTTTGACTGTTTATTAAACAAATGAGACATATTTGTATTCATGCAGTGAAAGTAAGAGATACATCCACACCCAGTTTCAGATCTAGTTCAtaaagaagcagagaaaaacattttcctctttaACTTTGAGCTCACTGATTTCTTCTGCAAAACTAACTTCCTAAAAGAATCTCTGATGTTAACCCGACGCCTCCTCCAATCAGAGTTCTTGATCCCTCATGAGGAACAAA is from Notolabrus celidotus isolate fNotCel1 chromosome 10, fNotCel1.pri, whole genome shotgun sequence and encodes:
- the si:dkey-57a22.15 gene encoding gamma-crystallin M2; this translates as MGKIIFYEDKNFQGRSYECSNDCTDLHSYFSRCNSIRVESGCFMIYERPNFMGHQYFMRRGEYPDYQRWMGFSSCIRSCRMIPVYRGSYRLRIYEKPDFSGHMMEFVDDCPCVSDRFHHRHVYSSNVMNGYWIFYEYPNYRGRQYFLRAGEYRRYRDWCATCAIVGSFRRVTEF